In Micromonospora sp. NBC_01813, the following are encoded in one genomic region:
- a CDS encoding alpha/beta hydrolase, which yields MSRTRRGTRIVRTREWSDPVPAVRREVLRADVLRDDAKPPLLFVPGFGHGAWVFAEHWLECAADRGFPAYAVSLRGHGASAAAPDATIRAYVHDVVQAAAGLPRQAVLVGHGAGALVVTHALARYPARAAVLAAPVLGGWPLLGTALLRNPTGTLPAVFGGALRLRSGQLFSRELPAVVAASYVDRLGRASARAQWRLLSRQRFEPAVGDPPVLVLGSPDDQVVPVSALNQAARRFGGAPLLFPKMGHDLMLDARWSEPIDAILDWLDKGTG from the coding sequence GTGAGTCGGACCAGGCGGGGTACCCGCATCGTACGCACCCGGGAGTGGAGCGACCCGGTGCCGGCGGTACGCCGCGAAGTGCTACGCGCCGACGTGCTGCGCGACGACGCCAAGCCGCCATTGCTGTTCGTCCCCGGCTTCGGCCACGGTGCCTGGGTGTTCGCCGAACACTGGCTGGAGTGCGCTGCCGACCGGGGCTTCCCCGCGTACGCGGTCAGCCTGCGCGGACATGGTGCCAGCGCCGCGGCACCGGACGCCACGATCCGGGCGTACGTGCACGACGTGGTGCAGGCCGCGGCCGGACTACCACGACAGGCGGTGCTGGTGGGCCACGGTGCCGGGGCGCTGGTGGTGACTCACGCGTTGGCACGCTATCCGGCGCGGGCGGCCGTGCTGGCCGCGCCGGTGCTCGGCGGCTGGCCGCTGCTCGGCACGGCGTTGCTGCGCAACCCGACGGGCACCCTGCCGGCGGTGTTCGGCGGAGCGCTGCGGCTGCGTTCCGGCCAGTTGTTCAGCCGGGAGCTGCCCGCCGTGGTCGCGGCTTCCTATGTCGATCGTCTCGGTCGGGCCTCGGCCCGCGCGCAGTGGCGGCTGCTGTCGCGGCAGCGGTTCGAACCGGCCGTCGGCGACCCGCCGGTGCTGGTGCTGGGCAGTCCGGACGATCAGGTGGTGCCGGTGTCGGCGCTGAACCAGGCCGCCCGTCGCTTCGGCGGTGCACCGCTGCTGTTTCCCAAGATGGGTCACGACCTGATGCTCGACGCCCGATGGTCGGAGCCGATCGACGCGATCCTCGACTGGTTGGACAAGGGAACCGGCTGA
- a CDS encoding alpha,alpha-trehalose-phosphate synthase (UDP-forming), translating to MRQSSLVVVANRLPVDDTVAPDGACEWRRSPGGLVSALHPILQHTPATWVGWAGGTGPAPSLPDIDGVRMHTVALSQEDIRDHYEGFANATLWPLYHDSVEQPTYHRSWWEAYQRVNQRFAEAAAAAAEPGALVWIQDYHLQLVPGMLRALRPDLLIGFFLHVPFPPPELFMQLPRRAELMLGMLGADLVGFQRAQAAHNFAQLATKVLKVPATDRRIAIDDRVVRIGAFPVSINMSEMESLAARPDVAERARQLRSDLGDPQHVILSVDRMDYTKGIEQRLKAYSELIADGHIKVRDTVMVQVAVPSRERVEQYRILRDRVEREVGRINGEFGRVGEPAIHYLNQSFSRADLAALYRVADIMAVTPLRDGMNLVAKEYVAARVENNGALLLSEFAGAAAEFQQAYLVNPHDLDGLKLTLMHALEASPADIADRMRSMRGHLRIHDIRAWVHGYLTALDRTGSLAARLTV from the coding sequence ATGCGTCAGAGTTCCCTCGTCGTAGTGGCCAACCGGCTTCCGGTCGACGACACCGTCGCGCCTGATGGCGCGTGCGAATGGCGTCGAAGCCCCGGCGGCCTGGTCAGCGCCCTCCATCCGATCCTGCAGCACACCCCTGCCACCTGGGTCGGGTGGGCCGGTGGCACCGGCCCCGCGCCGAGCCTGCCGGACATCGACGGTGTCCGCATGCACACCGTCGCTCTGTCCCAGGAGGACATCCGCGACCACTATGAGGGGTTCGCCAACGCGACGCTCTGGCCGCTGTACCACGACTCCGTCGAGCAGCCCACCTACCACCGCAGCTGGTGGGAGGCGTACCAGCGGGTCAACCAACGGTTCGCCGAGGCGGCGGCCGCCGCCGCCGAGCCGGGGGCGCTGGTCTGGATTCAGGACTACCACCTGCAGCTGGTGCCCGGCATGCTGCGGGCGTTGCGCCCCGACCTGCTGATCGGGTTCTTCCTGCACGTGCCGTTCCCGCCGCCGGAGCTGTTCATGCAGCTGCCCCGCCGGGCCGAGCTGATGCTGGGCATGCTCGGCGCGGACCTGGTGGGCTTCCAGCGGGCGCAGGCCGCGCACAACTTCGCCCAACTGGCCACGAAGGTGCTCAAGGTGCCGGCCACCGACCGGCGGATCGCCATCGACGACCGGGTGGTGCGCATCGGCGCCTTCCCGGTCTCCATCAACATGTCCGAGATGGAATCACTCGCCGCCCGGCCCGACGTGGCGGAGCGGGCCCGTCAACTGCGGTCCGACCTGGGCGACCCGCAGCACGTGATTCTCAGCGTGGACCGGATGGACTACACCAAGGGCATCGAGCAACGACTCAAGGCGTACAGCGAACTGATCGCCGACGGCCACATCAAGGTGCGCGACACGGTGATGGTCCAGGTGGCGGTACCCAGCCGGGAGCGGGTCGAGCAGTACCGCATCCTGCGCGACCGGGTCGAGCGGGAGGTCGGCCGGATCAACGGCGAGTTCGGTCGGGTCGGTGAGCCGGCGATCCACTATCTCAACCAGTCGTTCAGCCGGGCCGACCTCGCCGCGCTGTACCGGGTCGCCGACATCATGGCGGTGACCCCGTTGCGCGACGGCATGAACCTGGTGGCCAAGGAGTACGTCGCGGCCCGGGTGGAGAACAACGGTGCCCTGCTGCTCAGCGAGTTCGCTGGCGCGGCCGCCGAGTTCCAGCAGGCGTACCTGGTCAACCCGCACGACCTCGACGGTCTCAAGTTGACGCTGATGCACGCGTTGGAGGCGTCTCCCGCCGACATCGCCGACCGGATGCGGTCGATGCGTGGCCACCTGCGCATCCACGACATCCGCGCCTGGGTGCACGGCTATCTGACCGCGCTCGACCGCACCGGTTCACTGGCCGCCCGGCTGACCGTCTGA
- a CDS encoding DUF308 domain-containing protein yields the protein MSAGGARRGRRDNGLDASEYAVAGDVDPRVGEHLLDVLAAGGIAAYLQPSSDVNPVTRTTTVPARPVDRLFVDRLHLDTARGYLVQLAEDSPTVPGKRAGNGSAEAPDSDSGLPASRGPVPDTDAVWAGIIASYHAPALADPTAAPWPAAEDLPAVDPGRDGTGDAAIRAGQPDPGAATADEPDGKIAGRDSTDRSAGPEPTSPGANPPDPLPWAVGFTNISVGRRGDEPSLLEGLDTFGSQLPDEPEEGYTPPPPPPLPQISPAAVLGVLAIIAGFILFVFPTVLPVDRGLAILLGFAGVVGGFVTLIWRLRPDHDEDEGQDDGAVV from the coding sequence GTGTCTGCGGGTGGCGCACGCCGGGGGCGGCGGGACAACGGCCTCGACGCATCCGAGTACGCGGTTGCCGGCGACGTCGATCCACGAGTCGGTGAGCATCTGCTCGACGTGCTCGCCGCCGGTGGAATCGCCGCGTACCTGCAGCCGTCATCGGACGTCAATCCGGTGACCCGCACCACGACGGTGCCGGCTCGGCCGGTCGATCGGCTCTTCGTCGACCGACTGCACCTGGACACCGCCCGCGGCTACCTGGTGCAGCTCGCGGAGGACAGCCCGACGGTGCCGGGCAAGCGGGCCGGCAATGGGTCGGCCGAGGCGCCCGATTCCGATTCCGGCCTACCGGCCAGCCGGGGTCCGGTGCCGGACACCGACGCGGTCTGGGCCGGAATCATCGCCAGCTACCACGCGCCGGCCCTGGCGGATCCGACCGCAGCGCCCTGGCCGGCGGCCGAGGACCTGCCGGCCGTGGATCCGGGACGTGACGGCACCGGCGACGCCGCGATCCGGGCCGGGCAGCCCGACCCCGGTGCGGCGACCGCCGACGAACCCGACGGCAAGATCGCGGGACGCGACAGCACGGATCGGTCGGCCGGGCCCGAGCCGACGTCGCCGGGCGCCAACCCACCCGATCCGCTGCCGTGGGCCGTGGGGTTCACCAACATCTCGGTGGGGCGACGTGGTGACGAGCCGTCGCTGTTGGAAGGGTTGGACACCTTCGGCTCGCAACTGCCCGACGAGCCGGAAGAGGGCTATACGCCACCGCCACCGCCACCACTGCCGCAGATCTCGCCCGCCGCGGTCCTCGGGGTGTTGGCGATCATCGCCGGCTTCATCCTGTTCGTCTTCCCGACGGTGCTTCCGGTGGATCGGGGGTTGGCCATCCTGCTCGGTTTCGCTGGCGTCGTCGGTGGCTTCGTCACGCTGATCTGGCGGCTGCGGCCGGACCACGACGAGGATGAGGGCCAGGACGACGGCGCTGTCGTCTGA
- a CDS encoding adenylate/guanylate cyclase domain-containing protein — protein sequence MTAPCEKCGRTAAENDRYCGGCGTALTPVCAHCDRPLAADASFCTSCGQPQTPRRPTEPSQEDRRRVSVLFIDLINFTPYVERVDPEQVRRMQTSFFSVVRRVVGQYGGVVEKYIGDAVMALFGAPVATENDALRCVRAGLDLRRALVDFAETAGDGLRFRIGVATGEALVDIGAARDGGQAFLAGDVVNTASRMQSVAPAGGLLVCGITHALTKEVIRYDAQPAVTLRGRSSPTEVWLALDALRPAPIDQQSDATPLIDREHELGLLVNALYRSIRDQRPQVLTVLGQAGIGKSRLVRELLRHTERLVDQPVTWRIGRCPPFGENVTFAALADIVKAEAGILDTDLANVAERRLAASVGALVGPETDRLVDALRPLVGLPHRNLPAEETESAWRRFLLALAARQPTVLVFEDLHWADEAMLRFVELLSATARQVPLLLLCTARPELISRDQGWAGTTSGALTVTLPPLRDSGVATLYAHMFGGVPFSADLLGPLVEVADGNPLYAHEYVRMLMEQGSLRRNGRGWTLDHGDGLPIPDSVHGVIANRVDLLDATDRAVLLAAAVVGVQFWPGAVAAALGQSVELVDRALRRLEQRDFVHEEASSAMAQQPEFRFRHVLVRDVCYQRLPRSERVARHARTADWLDTLAGDRDTDLAEVLAHHRWAAHEIADTLGLDTRSYAGDVQDALHRAARRAYGLHALDVAAGHVERALGVVDLGGAGELAQRLQLELLGAEIAFRRDGQAFLAADGEEQLRTLADQLAAVGDQGCAARAWTLLGRAAWLRTDRDAALRCLDRAVELFDALPDTDQKADAYAELGRLHMLNLERDPAIAAAGAAADIAERLGLAEMLVNARITVAMARYQSGERAGLDELRAATDMCREQQLLALPRALQNLLYVLCEEGDWSGAQQLMAGAADGSGLNTAFSVGAMRAYFAGDFAAFLAAADAFVETPSGRWDMQVRGLRACLRVLRGEPVPVATAGGVDDIADAVRTARDSGFRRPYWNSLGLGALCRALQGRTTEAAALLDELDGSWSSVPALASGEWIAAAAFAAAISGRDTAARVRSMLDRLRYRTPWADSALHTVTGAVASADGDHRRAAQLHGAAAAGFAEIDATTDRMIALALAISSWRLAGERETGAATLAEVQGFALRNKAPGLLRLGERDTSGYGWSPTLAS from the coding sequence ATCACCGCTCCCTGCGAAAAGTGCGGCCGGACCGCTGCCGAGAACGACCGCTACTGCGGCGGCTGCGGTACGGCGCTGACTCCTGTCTGCGCACACTGTGACCGACCGTTGGCCGCGGACGCCAGCTTCTGCACCTCCTGCGGGCAGCCGCAGACCCCCCGCCGACCGACTGAGCCGAGCCAGGAGGACCGGCGCCGGGTCAGTGTCCTGTTCATCGACTTGATCAACTTCACTCCGTACGTCGAACGGGTGGATCCCGAACAGGTCCGCCGGATGCAGACCAGCTTCTTCTCCGTCGTGCGCCGGGTGGTCGGCCAGTACGGCGGGGTGGTGGAGAAGTACATCGGCGACGCGGTGATGGCGCTGTTCGGCGCGCCGGTGGCAACCGAGAACGACGCCCTGCGCTGCGTCCGGGCCGGGCTGGACCTGCGCCGGGCCCTGGTGGACTTCGCCGAGACCGCCGGCGACGGCCTACGGTTCCGCATCGGGGTCGCCACCGGCGAGGCGCTGGTCGACATCGGCGCGGCCCGCGACGGCGGCCAGGCCTTCCTCGCCGGTGACGTGGTCAACACCGCCTCGCGGATGCAGTCCGTGGCGCCGGCGGGCGGGTTGCTGGTCTGCGGCATCACCCACGCGCTGACCAAGGAGGTGATCCGGTACGACGCCCAGCCGGCCGTGACGCTACGTGGCCGGTCGTCACCGACCGAGGTGTGGCTGGCGCTCGACGCGCTGCGGCCGGCACCGATCGACCAGCAGAGCGACGCGACCCCGCTGATCGACCGGGAGCATGAGCTGGGGTTGCTGGTCAACGCCCTCTACCGGTCGATCCGTGACCAGCGGCCGCAGGTGTTGACGGTGCTCGGCCAGGCCGGCATCGGCAAGAGCCGGCTGGTCCGTGAACTGCTACGGCACACCGAACGGCTGGTCGATCAGCCGGTGACCTGGCGGATCGGCCGCTGCCCCCCGTTCGGCGAGAACGTCACCTTCGCCGCGCTCGCCGACATCGTCAAGGCGGAGGCGGGCATCCTCGACACCGACCTGGCCAACGTCGCCGAACGCCGGCTCGCCGCCTCGGTCGGCGCCCTGGTCGGCCCGGAGACGGATCGGTTGGTCGACGCGCTGCGCCCGCTTGTCGGCCTGCCGCATCGCAATCTCCCGGCGGAGGAGACCGAGTCGGCGTGGCGGCGGTTCCTGCTGGCCCTGGCCGCCCGGCAGCCGACCGTGCTGGTCTTCGAGGATCTGCACTGGGCGGACGAGGCGATGCTGCGCTTCGTGGAGTTGCTCAGCGCCACCGCCCGGCAGGTGCCGCTGCTGCTGCTGTGCACCGCCCGACCGGAGTTGATCAGCCGGGACCAGGGCTGGGCCGGCACCACCTCCGGCGCGTTGACGGTCACCCTGCCGCCGCTACGCGACAGCGGGGTCGCCACCCTCTACGCCCACATGTTCGGCGGTGTGCCGTTCTCCGCCGACCTGCTCGGCCCGCTGGTCGAGGTCGCCGACGGCAACCCGCTCTACGCCCACGAGTACGTGCGGATGCTGATGGAGCAGGGGTCGCTGCGGCGCAACGGACGAGGATGGACACTCGACCACGGTGACGGCCTGCCGATCCCGGACAGCGTGCACGGAGTGATCGCCAATCGGGTCGATCTGCTGGACGCCACCGACCGGGCGGTGCTGCTCGCAGCCGCGGTGGTCGGGGTGCAGTTCTGGCCCGGGGCGGTGGCCGCCGCGCTGGGTCAGTCGGTGGAGCTGGTCGACCGGGCGCTGCGCCGGCTGGAGCAGCGCGACTTCGTGCACGAAGAGGCAAGTTCGGCGATGGCCCAACAGCCGGAGTTCCGGTTCCGGCACGTGCTGGTGCGCGACGTGTGCTATCAACGGCTGCCGCGCAGCGAACGTGTTGCCCGGCACGCCCGCACCGCCGACTGGTTGGACACCCTCGCCGGGGACCGGGACACCGATCTGGCCGAGGTGCTCGCCCATCATCGGTGGGCGGCCCATGAGATCGCCGACACGCTGGGCCTGGACACCCGCAGTTACGCCGGCGACGTACAGGACGCGTTGCACCGGGCGGCGCGACGCGCGTACGGCCTGCATGCCCTGGACGTGGCCGCCGGCCACGTCGAACGGGCCCTGGGCGTGGTGGACCTCGGCGGGGCGGGTGAGCTGGCGCAGCGGCTGCAACTGGAACTGCTCGGCGCGGAGATCGCTTTTCGGCGCGACGGCCAGGCCTTCCTCGCCGCCGACGGTGAGGAGCAGTTGCGGACGCTGGCCGATCAGCTCGCCGCGGTCGGCGACCAGGGCTGCGCGGCCCGGGCCTGGACACTGCTCGGACGGGCCGCGTGGCTCAGGACCGACCGGGACGCCGCGCTGCGCTGCCTCGACCGGGCGGTGGAGCTGTTCGACGCCCTGCCGGACACCGATCAGAAGGCCGACGCGTACGCCGAACTCGGCCGGCTGCACATGCTCAACCTGGAGCGGGACCCGGCGATCGCCGCAGCCGGTGCCGCGGCTGACATCGCCGAACGTCTCGGTCTGGCCGAGATGCTGGTCAACGCACGGATCACCGTCGCAATGGCCCGCTATCAGTCCGGAGAGCGCGCGGGCCTCGACGAGCTGCGTGCCGCCACCGACATGTGCCGGGAGCAGCAACTGTTGGCGTTGCCCCGGGCCCTGCAGAACCTGCTGTACGTGCTGTGTGAGGAGGGCGACTGGTCCGGCGCCCAGCAGCTGATGGCCGGAGCCGCCGACGGGTCCGGGCTGAACACCGCCTTCTCGGTCGGGGCGATGCGGGCCTACTTCGCCGGCGACTTCGCCGCGTTCCTCGCCGCCGCCGACGCCTTCGTGGAGACGCCCAGCGGCCGGTGGGACATGCAGGTACGCGGTCTGCGGGCCTGCCTGCGGGTGCTGCGCGGTGAGCCGGTACCGGTGGCGACCGCCGGCGGCGTCGACGACATCGCCGACGCGGTACGGACCGCCCGCGACAGCGGATTCCGCCGGCCGTACTGGAACAGTCTCGGGCTGGGAGCCCTGTGCCGGGCGCTGCAGGGTCGTACCACCGAGGCCGCAGCGCTGCTCGACGAGTTGGACGGGTCCTGGTCCAGCGTGCCGGCGTTGGCCAGCGGTGAGTGGATCGCCGCCGCCGCGTTCGCCGCCGCGATCAGCGGGCGGGACACCGCGGCGCGGGTGCGCTCGATGCTCGACCGGCTCCGGTACCGCACCCCGTGGGCCGACTCGGCGCTGCACACCGTCACTGGCGCGGTCGCTTCCGCCGACGGCGATCACCGCCGGGCCGCGCAGTTGCACGGCGCGGCCGCCGCCGGCTTCGCCGAGATCGACGCCACCACCGACCGGATGATCGCCCTGGCGCTGGCGATCAGTTCGTGGCGGCTGGCCGGTGAGCGGGAGACCGGGGCGGCGACCCTCGCCGAGGTGCAGGGGTTCGCGCTGCGCAACAAGGCACCCGGGCTGCTGAGACTGGGTGAACGGGACACCAGCGGGTACGGCTGGTCGCCCACCCTGGCGTCGTGA
- a CDS encoding Crp/Fnr family transcriptional regulator produces the protein MEMRLPEPGDALTGVDMFAGLEPEVRQRVIAAAVPRTYRRGQLLFVENDPGDSLIVLKRGAIAVFRTAPTGERAVLSVIRPPDVLGEVSLLDASTRSASAEAIEDCAALALSRGAFMDLVHSNPRILDAVMRSLGALIRRLTEQNADHVFLDLPGRVAKTLVRLAGESQAPMITIELNQSQLAEMAGGSRQSVNQAIGSFSSRGWLRTEGRRIVVTDVAALRRRAGMADR, from the coding sequence GTGGAGATGCGCCTGCCGGAGCCGGGTGACGCGCTCACCGGCGTGGACATGTTCGCCGGTCTCGAGCCTGAGGTCCGGCAACGGGTGATCGCCGCCGCCGTGCCCCGCACCTATCGCAGAGGGCAGTTGCTGTTCGTGGAGAACGATCCCGGCGATTCACTCATCGTGCTCAAACGGGGGGCGATCGCGGTTTTCCGCACCGCACCGACCGGCGAGCGGGCGGTGCTGTCGGTGATCCGCCCGCCAGATGTGCTCGGTGAGGTGTCGCTGCTGGACGCCTCCACCCGGTCCGCCTCGGCGGAAGCCATCGAGGACTGCGCCGCGTTGGCGTTGTCCCGAGGCGCCTTCATGGATCTGGTGCACTCCAATCCCCGGATTCTCGACGCGGTGATGCGCTCACTTGGCGCGTTGATCCGCCGGCTCACCGAGCAGAACGCCGATCATGTCTTCCTCGATCTGCCGGGGCGGGTGGCCAAGACCCTGGTGCGACTCGCCGGCGAGAGCCAGGCGCCGATGATCACCATCGAGCTCAACCAGAGCCAACTCGCGGAGATGGCCGGTGGCTCCCGGCAGAGCGTCAACCAGGCGATCGGGTCGTTCAGCAGCCGAGGCTGGCTGCGTACGGAGGGCCGACGCATCGTGGTGACCGACGTCGCGGCCCTGCGCCGACGGGCCGGCATGGCCGACCGCTGA
- a CDS encoding IS982 family transposase has translation MHVDLDTLATALYVRIDDELKASPHLNRWRPAVGITARITDAELITVSVMQALLGYHNETRWIRYAHKSIIHLFPHLPKQPGYNKRLRALTTQLAHFIAALATDTDLWRHPIRIADSTPVPCGTSRETVQRSDLAGWAGYGYCASHSRLFWGLRLHLVTTVHGLPVAFALTNAKTDEREVLVDLVTLQPGMFHHPDGVILVVDKGYRDRDTETWLNDNGVTVVRPAYRTEPSRPGRGLLRAVRQTIESVNQTFKGQLDLEQHGGRTITGVAVRIMQRVLALTAAIWHNWHTGQPILRSLTAFDH, from the coding sequence GTGCACGTCGATCTGGACACCCTCGCGACCGCACTGTACGTCAGGATCGACGACGAACTGAAGGCGTCCCCACACCTCAACCGGTGGCGTCCAGCGGTCGGCATCACCGCCCGGATCACCGACGCCGAACTCATCACGGTGTCAGTGATGCAGGCACTACTCGGCTACCACAACGAGACCCGCTGGATCCGCTACGCCCACAAATCCATCATCCATCTGTTCCCCCACCTGCCCAAACAGCCCGGCTACAACAAGCGGCTACGAGCGCTGACCACCCAACTGGCCCACTTCATCGCGGCGCTGGCCACCGACACCGACCTGTGGCGGCACCCGATCCGGATCGCCGACTCCACACCCGTGCCGTGCGGCACGTCCCGCGAGACGGTGCAACGGTCCGACCTGGCCGGCTGGGCCGGCTACGGCTACTGCGCCTCCCACTCACGACTGTTCTGGGGACTGCGCCTGCACCTGGTCACCACGGTCCACGGACTGCCGGTCGCGTTCGCCCTCACCAACGCCAAGACCGACGAACGTGAAGTCCTCGTCGACCTGGTCACCCTGCAACCCGGCATGTTCCACCACCCCGACGGGGTGATCCTGGTCGTGGACAAGGGCTACCGCGACCGCGACACCGAAACCTGGCTCAACGACAACGGCGTCACCGTCGTACGACCCGCGTACCGCACCGAGCCCTCACGACCCGGCCGCGGCCTGCTACGCGCCGTCCGGCAGACCATCGAATCAGTCAACCAGACCTTCAAAGGCCAACTCGACCTCGAACAACACGGCGGCCGGACCATCACCGGCGTCGCCGTCCGGATCATGCAACGCGTCCTCGCTCTGACCGCCGCGATCTGGCACAACTGGCACACCGGCCAACCGATCCTGCGATCCCTGACCGCGTTCGACCACTGA
- a CDS encoding polyadenylate-specific 3'-exoribonuclease AS codes for MTYRYFYDCEFIEDGRVVDLVSIGVVDEHGREFYAVSTEFDATRAVPWVRRNVLDKLPSPADPAWRSRERIRDELYEFLVAPLRDGTADELELWAWYAAYDHVALAQLWGAMPALPRAIPRFTKDLRQRWDDAGRPHLPAAVADRHDALVDARHNLARWQVISQTYRR; via the coding sequence ATGACTTACCGCTACTTCTACGACTGTGAGTTCATCGAGGACGGCCGCGTCGTCGACCTGGTCTCGATCGGGGTCGTCGACGAGCACGGCCGGGAGTTCTACGCGGTCTCCACCGAGTTCGACGCGACCCGCGCCGTCCCGTGGGTACGCCGCAACGTGCTCGACAAACTTCCGTCGCCGGCCGACCCGGCGTGGCGTTCCCGGGAACGCATCCGCGACGAGCTCTACGAGTTCCTGGTGGCCCCGTTGCGCGACGGCACAGCCGACGAGCTCGAGCTGTGGGCGTGGTACGCCGCTTACGACCATGTGGCGCTGGCCCAACTGTGGGGTGCCATGCCGGCGTTGCCCCGGGCGATCCCGCGTTTCACGAAGGATCTTCGTCAACGGTGGGACGACGCCGGCCGGCCTCATCTGCCGGCTGCCGTGGCCGACCGGCACGACGCGCTCGTCGACGCCCGGCACAACCTGGCCCGCTGGCAGGTGATCAGCCAGACGTACCGGCGGTGA
- a CDS encoding 6-phosphofructokinase, producing MRIGVLTGGGDCPGLNAVIRAVVRKGVASYGHEFIGFRDGWRGPLEGLSKPLTIEDVRGILPRGGTILGSSRTNPFKIDGGVERIKENLTSQGVDALVAIGGEDTLGVATKLHELGVQVVGVPKTIDNDLNATDYTFGFDTAVNIAMEAIDRLHTTAESHHRTLVVEVMGRHAGWIALHAGLAGGANVILLPEREFDIEQVATYVEKRFQKQYAPIVVVAEGAQPMQGQMVLQNQELDSFGHVRLGGIGQWLAEQLEAKTGKEARTVVLGHIQRGGTPTAFDRVLATRLGLHAIDAANDGDWGKMVGIRGTDIVRVPLAEATRELKTVPLERYTEAEVFFGS from the coding sequence ATGCGTATCGGCGTGCTCACCGGTGGTGGCGACTGCCCTGGCCTGAACGCCGTGATCAGAGCGGTGGTGCGCAAGGGCGTCGCCAGCTACGGTCACGAGTTCATCGGATTCCGCGACGGCTGGCGCGGACCGCTGGAGGGGCTGAGCAAGCCTCTCACTATCGAGGACGTACGGGGAATCCTGCCCCGTGGCGGCACGATCCTGGGCTCGTCCCGGACCAACCCGTTCAAGATCGACGGCGGGGTCGAGCGGATCAAGGAGAACCTGACCAGCCAGGGAGTCGACGCCCTGGTCGCGATCGGCGGTGAGGACACCCTCGGTGTCGCCACCAAGCTGCACGAACTCGGCGTCCAGGTGGTCGGCGTGCCGAAGACGATCGACAACGACCTCAACGCCACCGACTACACGTTCGGCTTCGACACCGCGGTCAACATCGCGATGGAGGCCATCGACCGGCTGCACACCACCGCCGAGAGCCACCACCGCACCCTGGTGGTCGAGGTGATGGGTCGACACGCCGGCTGGATCGCCCTGCACGCCGGTCTGGCCGGTGGCGCGAACGTGATCCTGCTGCCCGAGCGTGAGTTCGACATCGAGCAGGTGGCCACCTACGTCGAGAAGCGTTTCCAGAAGCAGTACGCGCCGATCGTGGTGGTCGCCGAGGGCGCCCAGCCGATGCAGGGCCAGATGGTCCTGCAGAACCAGGAGCTGGACTCCTTCGGGCACGTCCGCCTCGGTGGGATCGGCCAGTGGCTCGCCGAGCAGTTGGAGGCCAAGACCGGCAAGGAAGCCCGTACCGTGGTCCTGGGGCACATCCAGCGCGGCGGTACGCCGACCGCGTTCGACCGGGTGCTCGCCACCCGGCTCGGCCTGCACGCCATCGACGCGGCGAACGACGGCGACTGGGGCAAGATGGTCGGCATCCGGGGCACCGACATCGTCCGGGTGCCGCTGGCCGAGGCGACCCGCGAGCTCAAGACGGTGCCACTGGAGCGCTACACCGAGGCCGAGGTCTTCTTCGGCAGCTGA
- the proC gene encoding pyrroline-5-carboxylate reductase — protein MPPGAHSIAVIGAGKIGELVLSGLLRAGWPAAQLMATTRRRERAEDIAVRYGVSVVDNDTAVERAEVLAVAVKPQDAAALLDQIGPKVPADKLVISLCAGLPTEFFARRLPVGTPVVRVMTNTPALVDQAMTAISAGRHATAEHLALAEEMFTPLGITIRVPESQQDAVTALSGSGPAYFYLLVEAMIDAGILLGLPRQVAHDLIVQTAIGSAVMLRDSGEHPVKLREAVTSPAGTTISAIRELENHGVRAALLAALEAARDRARELAAQHG, from the coding sequence ATGCCTCCCGGCGCGCACTCCATCGCCGTCATCGGTGCCGGCAAGATCGGTGAGCTGGTCCTCTCCGGCCTGCTGCGGGCCGGTTGGCCGGCCGCCCAGCTGATGGCCACCACCCGCCGACGCGAGCGGGCCGAGGACATCGCGGTGCGCTACGGCGTCTCGGTGGTCGACAACGACACGGCTGTCGAGCGGGCCGAGGTGCTGGCGGTCGCCGTCAAGCCCCAGGACGCCGCCGCCCTGCTGGACCAGATCGGTCCGAAGGTGCCCGCCGACAAGCTGGTCATTTCGCTCTGCGCCGGCCTGCCGACCGAGTTCTTCGCCCGCCGGCTACCGGTGGGCACCCCGGTGGTGCGGGTGATGACCAACACTCCGGCGCTGGTGGATCAGGCGATGACGGCGATCTCCGCCGGCCGGCACGCCACCGCCGAGCATCTGGCGTTGGCCGAGGAGATGTTCACCCCGCTCGGCATCACCATCCGGGTGCCGGAGAGCCAGCAGGACGCGGTCACCGCGTTGTCCGGGTCCGGTCCGGCGTACTTCTATCTGCTGGTCGAGGCGATGATCGACGCCGGCATCCTGCTCGGGCTGCCCCGTCAGGTGGCGCACGATCTCATCGTGCAGACCGCGATCGGCTCGGCGGTGATGCTGCGCGACTCCGGCGAACATCCGGTCAAACTGCGGGAGGCGGTCACCTCACCGGCCGGCACCACCATCTCCGCCATCCGTGAGCTGGAGAACCACGGCGTACGGGCGGCACTGCTCGCCGCGCTGGAGGCGGCCCGGGACCGGGCCCGCGAGTTGGCGGCCCAGCACGGATGA